The Nerophis lumbriciformis linkage group LG36, RoL_Nlum_v2.1, whole genome shotgun sequence DNA window acaggatAACACATGTCGTAGATGaaggatgtcaaactggtttccattgagggccacataccaggtaacacctaacgttagcgtaacgttactgtatagttctcgtttggttatgcaagatgagaacattctcagaacatatcaaaacatatctgacacacaaaatatttgcctGCAATGGAAACAGCGACCGTTAGGCTTttcgaagtgtttttttttccgcaaatgtactttatatacattatgtagtaaCGTTTCCCTAACGTTCCGCGAACGTGTTGTGTTTTTCCAACAATCTGACGTCAGCTGAGCTGAGTGAAGGCTGCACGCATGCGCGTAGAAGCTTCCGTGAGACAAAGACGAAGCTCGACAACGCTGCAAATTCCAGAATCCCGATAATCAGGCAATACGGTGCGCCATCCATTCATCACATGTAAGTAGATAGAAAGAGTGAAATATGAAGCACGTTTTTGTGTAACAATTTCTACCCTACATGATTAATTTCAGACCATTTTACGGTTTTAGCGTTGTGTCAAATGCGCGCCATGCTCAACTGCCGGCACCATATAAACTAGCATGCATTTCTCGTGCATATTGGCTGTTATATAGTTTCCAAATACCAACCAATGACTTCTGAAGAAGGGTGGATCTATCTGTAGCCTAGTTAAACAATCATTTGCCccgtcagtgtcatattttgaggTCCATATGGCACGAATGTTGCCTGAACGTTCCATTaaatattatcacaatttcagaagggttaaaaccattaaaaatcagttcccagtggcttattttatttttcgaagtttttttcaaaattttacccattacgcaatatccctaaaaaaatgttatatacacccgtccattttcctgtgacgtcacaatacaaacaaacatggcggatagaacagcaagctatagcgacattagctcggattcagactcggatttcagcggcttaagcgattcaacagattacgcatgtattgaaacggatggttgtagtgtggaggcaggtagcgaaaaccaaattgaagaagaaactgaagctattgagcattgccaaccttgagacctccgatttcgggaggtgggggcgggtggggcggggcgtggttaagaggggaggagtatattgacagctagaattcaccaagtcaagtatttcatacatattatatatatatatatatatatatatatatatatatatatatatatatatatatatatatatatatatatatatatatatatatatatatctacatcctgaaaatatgcaaacaaactgtgtttagataattgatacttcaaacttgcataaataaatattaaggaatataacataacttggcttctgagagtttcaaaatgtaatgaataaaatgctaaagttgatgataaacaagctattattttaataattaaatatggtcattttaaatgaattattatgataatttaaaatcaattatttcaaatatgtttattttaatgtataattctatggctggatgtaatgagtcacaaaaaaagacaaataaaaatacaattaattttgatgtttttagcaaaatatagtaaaaatgtgggCGATAATAGGGCAACCCAttttccttgtttgttttttttatagaataAACAACACAATGAAGAAGTTTGAACAGAAGGCTTATAAGCGTAGATGGGCTGCCACAACTAAGCATTTGAAGAAGCAATGCCGACAGTCAACTTTAGAATTAGAGAGTGATGATAGCGAGCAAGAGAATGACACGACAATCTTTACAAGTCCAGAAACAGTGACAAGCCTTCAGTACATGGATGCTGCGGAGACTGGACTGCTTCCTGCACTGGACAATGCCACCTACAGTGGCCCTGATAGTGATGAGCCTGATGAAAATGATGCTGATTGGAGACTAATCCACCATCATGTCACCTTGTCATCTGATTCAGAAAATGAGAGTGATAGTGACTGCTTTGAAGATATTTTGAGGTCTGGATTATTTTATCTTCAGAATAGCTTCTGCTATTGGCCAAAGCCAAATCCTACCCACTCCAGAATCCGGAGAGCTGAGATTCCTGACAAAGAAGTCTGGGATAGGCTGCCAATTCGGGTTTTCAGGAAAACATTGACTGGTAAGGGAATATTGTCAAAGTCATATCATGTATATCTTAAACAACATCATTCATCTTGAGTCATCAGCATACTTTGAAATTTTCCAGAAGACTTTGACAAGGCCCTTCAATATGAAAAACAAGCTGAAATGTTTTCGAGCCCAGAGGAAGAAGAAATGTCAACCAAATGGAGCCACATCACCCCTGAACGTTATAGAAACGATGAGGAAGATGTGTTTGATGCTGACGGTTAGTCACTTTTCAAAGACTGTTTACTTACAATACTCAAACACTACTTAGTGGTGCATAAATGTTATTGTCTTCGTTGGTTTAGACGAAGAGGAAATTCGGCCAAAAAAGAAGAAATTACAGATCCTCATCCAGGCACCCCCACTGCCAGTGCTCccaccattgaactttccaaacTCCAGCGAGTACCAGACCACTTCAGCCAGTACCAGCCAATACTACACCAGTCCAAGGCATCCAGGCCGACCTCACAGCCCAGCGAGAAGCAGCACTTACAGGCTCAGTCCAGACAGGAATCATGCATCCAGCTCAAGCCAGTACCAAACCACTCCAGCCAGTACGAGTCAGTACCAGACCACTCCAAGAAGCAGCAGGAATGCCCTTGAAAGTGAACGTTAGTTGGCTATTTAACTGTTGATAGGTGGTGTTAAACAGGCTGTTACAACGGGCAGTAATACGAATGACCTCTTTGActtttgttgtctttgcagttttccaGTTAAACATGAAAGTTCAAAAAATAGTTGAGAAGCAGGGAGAACTGATGCGCATGCTGAGAGGGCTGGCAGCACAGTCTGTGGGGCCAGAAGCTGTGGATGTTCAAGATCTCATTGAGAAGCCTTTCGAGACTCTTGAGCAGCTTAAGACCTTCTGTGAACAGCTCGACACTGATCTTCTGCTCAGAAAGCAGCTGGTCATTAGTTTTAATTCCCCACTGCAAAATTATCTTGCTCAGTTATCAAAAAACATGTTCTAATCAAGTACAATATTGTTGttgatttatttgtataggtGAAAGCTCTTACTGCTCTTGGTGGGCAGAATTTGGCAGACACGGTGAGGACAATGCTGAGGAAAATTGCCACAAACAAAGTCCTGGAGCAGCTTGGTCTCCGTGGAAAGACAGGCAAAGTGGCGTTTGAGGACTTGCCCTTTtacagaataataataagtaagtgTTAATAATAGGTTTGCATCTTTGAACATGTTGCATGTATGCTCACAAGGTCGATCTAGCTGTTATTATTACGGTATTTATTCTAAAGGGAATTCTAAATTGTGCTGGTGATTCCAGAGGCATGCAGGGGTGTTCACAAACAGACGACCACAGCTGAAGTAGATTGTGAGCTTGGAGAGGTCCTGAAACTGGCCACTTTTCGAAAGGGAGGTTCAAAGTTTGAGGTACGGAGAATTATGATAAGATATCCCAATTTTGAATTCCATTTGATTGAAGTTCCACTGCATGTcttttgaatttgcaattataactacttgcaggagaagaggaggaattaagaggaagtgacggcgaagaagggcaaagggaagTGTACAAAGggaagggacagtgagatgagtgaccaggtaaatgataaagtaattatgccaatgtttttattcaattcataaagatcccagttctgtgttgaatttgcaattataaatacttgcaggaagtgaagaagaagaaaacagggaAAGGGAAAAGAACCAAGCAAACGCTAGTGAGACCAGTGAGCATTGAGCAGGTAAACAAGGAGTAAATGATgccatgttttaattgaattcaatTCATCTGTTCTGCCACGGTTATTAAGATGACtttatttagtgtgtgtttatttccgagTCATTTCAGTTGGTTCTGTTAAGTGAGCTGTACCTTTAAGAAACACGCAGATAGGTCACGTGTTTAGACTCCGGAAGTATTTCAGACAGGTGCGCACAACTCCGCCTCATTCCTCGTGTTTCTCAGCAAACTATCACATCTTATGCTGTTCGTGGCATCGTTGGTAATGTAcccatatttaatgtttgtagtacacaatgagtcatatttagctgtgaaatgtgtgtgttttatgatgTTAGACGATCGCTGATTGCATTACCTGTTCATGTCGGCTAACTTTCATTTGTTGTCATctgccgccatctagtggacgtTTGTTGTACTGTTACTTAAGACAATTTAAACAGTAGAAAGCATATATGATAATgagaaatgataaatgataaatgggttgtacttgtatagcgcttttctaccttcaaggtactcaaagcgctttgacactacttccacatttacccattcacacacacattcacacactgatggagggagctgccatgcaaggcgctaaccagcagccatcaggagcaagggtgaagtgtcttgctcaggacacaacggacatgacaaggttggtactaggtggggattgaaccagggaccctcgggtcgcgcacggccactcttccactgcgccactgaTATTATTAATCATAACAAAACATACAGTGGTGTGTGATAAGGTTACATTTAGATTTAATTCAAATGCAATACTTGATAATCTGTGGTCTGTCATATGACATTATTAAGTTCATTTAATTCATGCATTTACATTTACAACGTTTGTGTCCTAGAGTTTCACCCTTGCAATTGTCAATAAACCTGGCCTCCATCAGTCAACCTGGTGTTCAGAGTTTTGATGAGCGGAAGGTGTTGAACTTACTGCCTTCGTGTACAAGTGTGCTTAAGGAAGGCAGGATACCATCTACATTCCAGTGCTgtctttgttgtatttgtgaatatctataattatttacttccaggaagagaaccaacaagaaggggcaggagtacactgacgcgcacgaccaagaccacagcattccatttctattccatccatcttcttccgcttatccgaggtcgggtcgcgggggcagcagcctaagcagggaagcccagacttccctctccccagccacttcgtccagctcttcctgtgggaccccgaggcgttcccaggccagccgggagacatagtcttcccaacgtgtcctgggtcttccccgcggcctcctaccggtcggacgtgccctaaacacctccctagggaggcgttcaggtggcatcctatataaatccaagttattattattattattatcctgaccagatgtattataattatcactaataaagaattattgttgaattttctgtttgagtgtcagtcctgacaatatagcacaaaaacagacgaaaatagcatgttcctaaacagttccctaaacgttcttgccaaacgttcatggctaacgttctgctaaccaagcaagaactccacaacctcacgttctttgaacgttacaaactaacgttcccataacaatgccactacgttctcctaacgttcACATAACGTTCACGTGTTACCTgggtacatatatatttgtatatatatgtatataaatgtacaaatatacatacatacaaatatatatatatatatatatatacacatatatatatagatatacacatatatacatatatatatatatatatatatgtatg harbors:
- the LOC133576940 gene encoding uncharacterized protein, which codes for MFSSPEEEEMSTKWSHITPERYRNDEEDVFDADDEEEIRPKKKKLQILIQAPPLPVLPPLNFPNSSEYQTTSASTSQYYTSPRHPGRPHSPARSSTYRLSPDRNHASSSSQYQTTPASTSQYQTTPRSSRNALESELFQLNMKVQKIVEKQGELMRMLRGLAAQSVGPEAVDVQDLIEKPFETLEQLKTFCEQLDTDLLLRKQLVKALTALGGQNLADTVRTMLRKIATNKVLEQLGLRGKTGKVAFEDLPFYRIIIKACRGVHKQTTTAEVDCELGEVLKLATFRKGGSKFEEKRRN